Proteins co-encoded in one Brassica rapa cultivar Chiifu-401-42 chromosome A02, CAAS_Brap_v3.01, whole genome shotgun sequence genomic window:
- the LOC103850846 gene encoding protein MICRORCHIDIA 5, with amino-acid sequence MDSSSHIRPKKPLLVIGSMINSGSSHPKPSGYSSEPKRDSRNYDDRRSNNLPLKKSRTIVDSNNGNKTVVVEPDTPKLSRQYWKAGDDNEDEHVPYCRNDAKVKVNPQFLHANATSHKCALGALVEVLDNSLDEDVTPSRYVDRIPDMGLENGKHRHGISESVSGNEAGELQKVKEESAKHVAKLQRQKGQLESQLKESKCKIQDFEKRHKLKDDSEKLVAVLINQLKQSTAKIKDLEKMQNVNDDESAKQVAELQRQKALLKEESKKVKDESTKQVAELQRQKALLKEESKKVKDESTKQVAELQRQKELLEIESDKLKQSEAKNQDLEYKLKNAAEDFFQERAHRDSTEHNLKNKLRVSPLLKK; translated from the exons ATGGATTCTTCTTCTCACATCCGTCCTAAGAAACCTCTGCTAGTGATCGGAAGCATGATTAATTCCGGCAGTAGTCACCCTAAACCATCCGGTTACTCCTCTGAACCGAAGAGAGATTCAAGAAACTATGATGACCGTCGTTCTAATAACTTGCCTCTCAAGAAATCGAGGACGATAGTTGACTCTAACAATGGTAACAAAACTGTGGTTGTGGAACCGGATACTCCAAAGCTTTCTAGACAGTATTGGAAAGCAGGAGATGACAATGAAGATGAGCATGTGCCTTATT GTAGGAATGATGCTAAGGTCAAGGTTAATCCACAGTTTCTTCATGCCAACGCCACAAGTCACAAGTGCGCGCTTGGAGCTTTGGTTGAAGTTCTAGACAATTCCCTAGACGAG GATGTTACACCATCAAGATATGTTGATAGAATACCTGACATGGGGCTTGAGAACGGGAAACATAGACATGGGATAAG TGAATCAGTATCAGGTAATGAAGCAGGCGAGTTGCAGAAGGTGAAAGAGGAATCAGCAAAACATGTGGCTAAGTTGCAGAGACAAAAAGGACAGCTTGAGTCGCAA CTCAAAGAGTCAAAATGTAAGATTCAAGATTTTGAGAAGAGGCATAAGCTAAAAGACGACTCAGAAAAACTGGTGGCTGTGTTGATTAACCAGCTCAAACAGTCAACAGCTAAGATTAAAGATTTGGAGAAGATGCAGAATGTAAATGATGATGAATCAGCAAAACAAGTGGCTGAGTTGCAGAGACAGAAAGCATTACTTAAGGAGGAATCTAAGAAGGTAAAAGATGAATCAACAAAACAAGTGGCTGAGTTGCAGAGACAGAAAGCATTACTTAAGGAGGAATCTAAGAAGGTAAAAGATGAATCAACAAAACAAGTGGCTGAGTTGCAGAGACAGAAAGAACTTCTTGAGATTGAATCAGATAAG CTCAAACAGTCTGAAGCTAAGAATCAAGATCTGGAGTACAAGTTAAAGAATGCAGCGGAGGATTTCTTTCAAGAAAGAGCCCACAGAGATAGTACTGAGCATAACTTGAAGAACAAGCTACGGGTTAGTCCTCtgttaaaaaagtaa
- the LOC103850845 gene encoding uncharacterized protein LOC103850845: MYLRLLCLVLLASCLTHQAFGRGRNRPPREVSSYPSSSITVVGVVYCDTCSSNTFSRQSYFLQGVDVHVSCRFKASSPKTTEEVNISVNRTTNRSGVYKLEIPHVDGIDCVDGIAIASQCSAKLIKTSDSNIGCNVPVFQTATNEVSIKSKQDRVCIYSLSALSYKPSHRNTTLCSSGGKRHHGREKEEEEKVDKKFRDSKFFWPYLPPYWFPWPYSTLPPLPTLPPLPSFPFPFLPLANPNPALPAFDWKDPITWIPYLPRFPPGDHKP, from the exons ATGTATCTTCGACTTCTCTGTCTTGTCCTTCTAGCTTCTTGCTTGACACATCAAGCCTTTGGCCGTGGTCGTAACCGCCCACCGCGTGAAGTAAGCTCGTATCCTTCATCTAGCATCACAGTCGTCGGAGTTGTTTACTGCGACACTTGTTCGAGCAACACTTTCTCAAGACAAAGCTACTTCTTACAAG GAGTGGATGTTCATGTCAGCTGTAGATTCAAAGCAAGCTCACCAAAGACAACAGAGGAAGTGAACATATCAGTAAACAGAACAACAAACAGAAGCGGTGTCTACAAGCTCGAGATCCCTCACGTAGACGGTATCGATTGCGTGGACGGAATCGCCATAGCGTCTCAATGCAGCGCCAAGCTAATCAAAACATCCGACAGCAACATCGGCTGCAACGTCCCCGTTTTTCAGACAGCAACCAACGAAGTATCCATAAAGTCAAAGCAAGACCGTGTCTGTATCTACAGCTTAAGCGCACTCAGCTACAAACCTTCCCATAGAAACACCACACTTTGCAGCAGCGGAGGAAAGAGACATCACGGGcgagagaaggaggaggaggagaaggtgGATAAGAAGTTTAGAGATTCTAAATTCTTCTGGCCTTATCTGCCACCGTACTGGTTCCCTTGGCCGTACTCCACTCTGCCGCCGTTGCCTACGCTTCCTCCTCTTCCTTCCTTCCCTTTCCCTTTTCTTCCTTTAGCTAACCCTAATCCAGCATTGCCTGCGTTTGACTGGAAAGATCCCATCACTTGGATACCTTATCTCCCACGTTTCCCTCCTGGTGATCACAAACCTTAG
- the LOC103850847 gene encoding serine/threonine-protein kinase PBS1: MGCFSCFDSSDDETLNPAAEESSKTQKQSQPTVSNSLSALPSGGEKLNSNSKSNGGAKTELLLPRDGLGQIAAHTFTFRELAAATMNFHPDTFLGEGGFGRVYKGRLDSTGQVVAVKQLDRNGLQGNREFLVEVLMLSLLHHPNLVNLIGYCADGDQRLLVYEFMSLGSLEDHLHDLPPDKEALDWNMRMKIAAGAAKGLEFLHDKANPPVIYRDFKSSNILLDEGFHPKLSDFGLAKLGPTGDKSHVSTRVMGTYGYCAPEYAMTGQLTVKSDVYSFGVVFLELITGRKAIDTDMPHGEQNLVAWARPLFNDRRKFIKLADPKLKGRFPTRALYQALAVASMCIQGEAATRPLIADVVTALSYLANQGYDPNKNERGARLITRNDEGGGSGSKFDLEGSEKEDSPRETARMLNRDINRERAVAEAKMWGESLREKRRQSEQGTSESNSTG; the protein is encoded by the exons ATGGGTTGCTTCTCGTGCTTCGATTCGAGTGACGACGAGACGCTGAATCCAGCAGCTGAGGAATCATCCAAGACTCAGAAACAATCACAGCCGACAGTTTCTAATAGCTTGTCTGCACTACCTTCAG GTGGGGAGAAGCTTAACTCAAACTCAAAGAGCAATGGAGGCGCCAAAACGGAGCTGCTTCTTCCAAGAGATGGGCTTGGACAAATCGCTGCTCACACATTTACTTTCCGCGAGCTCGCTGCCGCTACTATGAACTTTCATCCGGATACTTTCTTAGGAGAAGGTGGTTTCGGACGTGTCTACAAAGGAAGGCTTGACAGCACTGGTCAGGTTGTTGCTGTTAAACAGTTGGACAGGAACGGTCTACAAGGTAACAGAGAGTTTCTGGTAGAGGTTCTTATGCTCAGCCTTCTTCATCATCCCAACTTAGTCAACCTCATTGGTTACTGCGCTGATGGAGATCAACGCCTCTTGGTCTATGAGTTTATGTCCTTAGGATCATTGGAAGATCACCTCCACG ATCTTCCACCGGATAAGGAGGCTTTGGACTGGAACATGAGAATGAAGATAGCTGCTGGTGCAGCCAAAGGATTAGAGTTTCTACATGATAAGGCAAACCCTCCTGTTATCTACAGAGATTTCAAGTCTTCAAACATTTTACTAGACGAGGGTTTCCACCCAAAGCTCTCTGACTTTGGACTTGCTAAACTCGGACCAACGGGAGACAAATCTCATGTCTCCACCAGAGTCATGGGCACTTACGGTTACTGTGCTCCCGAGTACGCAATGACCGGACAGTTAACAGTTAAATCAGATGTCTACAGTTTCGGTGTGGTGTTTCTTGAGCTCATTACTGGTCGAAAAGCGATAGATACCGACATGCCTCATGGAGAGCAGAACCTAGTGGCTTGG GCTCGCCCGTTGTTTAATGATAGGAGAAAGTTTATAAAACTGGCGGATCCTAAGTTAAAAGGGAGGTTTCCAACGCGTGCGCTGTACCAAGCATTAGCCGTGGCTTCAATGTGCATCCAAGGGGAGGCGGCTACACGTCCTCTCATAGCAGATGTGGTCACTGCGCTCTCGTATCTTGCGAACCAAGGTTATGATCCAAACAAGAATGAGAGAGGGGCGAGGTTGATAACGAGGAACGATGAAGGTGGTGGCTCGGGGAGTAAGTTTGATTTAGAAGGTTCTGAGAAGGAAGATTCGCCTAGAGAGACGGCTAGGATGTTGAACCGAGATATCAATAGGGAGCGTGCGGTTGCGGAAGCTAAAATGTGGGGAGAGAGTTTGAGGGAGAAACGAAGACAGAGTGAGCAGGGGACTTCAGAGAGTAACAGTACCGGTTAA